A window of Ruania suaedae contains these coding sequences:
- the fabI gene encoding enoyl-ACP reductase FabI, which produces MGLLDGKTLLVTGVLMESSIAFSVARLAQEQGATVVLSSFGRQLKLTQAIARRLPQPAPVVELDVTDDGDLAALAERVGEHVDHLDGVVHSIGFAPQSVMGGNFLAGEWADVSTAVEISAFSLKSLAVAARPLLTRGSSVVGLTFDAQYAWPVYDWMGVAKAAFEATARYLARDLGPEGIRVNLVSAGPLRTTAAKSIPGFEAMEGGWPDRAPLGWDVNDAEPTARTIVAMLSDWFPATTAEIVHVDGGVHAMGM; this is translated from the coding sequence ATGGGACTGCTGGACGGGAAGACGCTGCTGGTCACGGGCGTGCTCATGGAGAGCTCGATCGCGTTCTCCGTGGCGCGGCTCGCGCAGGAACAGGGCGCGACCGTGGTGCTCTCCTCGTTCGGCCGTCAGCTCAAGCTGACGCAGGCGATCGCCCGCCGGCTGCCCCAGCCCGCCCCGGTGGTCGAGCTCGACGTCACCGATGACGGTGACCTGGCAGCCCTGGCCGAGCGGGTGGGCGAGCACGTCGACCATCTCGACGGTGTGGTCCACTCGATCGGCTTCGCCCCGCAGTCGGTGATGGGCGGGAACTTCCTGGCGGGTGAGTGGGCGGACGTATCCACCGCCGTGGAGATCTCGGCGTTTTCCCTGAAGTCGCTCGCCGTCGCCGCCCGGCCGTTGCTGACCCGCGGATCCTCGGTGGTCGGGCTGACCTTCGACGCCCAGTACGCCTGGCCGGTCTACGACTGGATGGGTGTGGCCAAGGCCGCGTTCGAGGCCACCGCCCGCTACCTTGCCCGGGATCTGGGCCCGGAGGGCATCCGGGTCAACCTCGTCTCCGCCGGCCCGCTGCGCACGACGGCGGCCAAGTCGATCCCGGGATTCGAGGCGATGGAGGGCGGCTGGCCCGACCGCGCCCCGCTCGGCTGGGACGTCAATGACGCCGAGCCGACCGCGCGCACCATCGTGGCCATGCTCTCGGACTGGTTCCCGGCCACGACTGCGGAGATCGTGCACGTCGACGGTGGCGTGCACGCGATGGGGATGTAG
- a CDS encoding GyrI-like domain-containing protein yields the protein MKIDLKTTIPSYTAHHGRFSLLEVPPLQYLAIDGQGDPNTSPDYAGAVGSLYPLAYALKFLSKDELGRDYVVMPLEALWWAEDMSDFTTHRDKSRWRWTVMILVPDWLGNEHVEAARETVRRKGGAPALAEVRLAALEEGLSVQTLHIGPYDAEGPVLARMHTEFIPAQGLQLRGRHHEIYLGDPRRVPAERLRTVLRQPVERAPR from the coding sequence GTGAAGATCGACCTGAAGACGACGATCCCCTCCTACACCGCCCACCACGGCCGATTCTCCCTGCTGGAGGTTCCTCCGCTGCAGTACCTGGCGATCGACGGACAGGGGGACCCGAACACCTCCCCCGACTACGCCGGCGCCGTCGGGTCGCTGTACCCGCTCGCCTACGCCCTGAAGTTCCTCAGCAAGGACGAACTCGGCCGCGACTACGTGGTCATGCCGCTCGAGGCGCTCTGGTGGGCCGAGGACATGTCCGACTTCACCACCCACCGCGACAAGTCGCGCTGGCGGTGGACGGTGATGATCCTCGTACCGGACTGGCTCGGGAACGAGCACGTCGAGGCCGCCCGGGAGACGGTGCGGCGCAAAGGCGGTGCCCCGGCACTGGCGGAGGTCCGTCTGGCCGCGCTCGAGGAGGGGCTCAGCGTACAGACCCTGCACATCGGCCCCTATGACGCCGAGGGGCCGGTGCTGGCGCGGATGCACACCGAGTTCATCCCTGCTCAGGGACTGCAGCTGCGGGGACGTCACCACGAGATCTACCTCGGCGACCCCCGCCGGGTGCCGGCCGAGCGGCTGCGTACCGTGCTGCGCCAACCGGTCGAGCGGGCCCCGCGGTGA
- a CDS encoding SixA phosphatase family protein: MSSETKHLVLLRHAQADHGALRDVDRALSLDGRTHARIVGQQLAEAGLLPDLVLCSAAVRTRQTWQLAESGMAELGEGVEVRYLDELYQADVGDVLEAVRAVPETTGTVLVVGHEPVTSAVAHLLAGPGSQESAVHRVRTGVSTSMAVVLDHTAPWAALERRGCVLTSLISGRRDG; encoded by the coding sequence ATGAGCTCGGAGACCAAACACCTGGTGCTGCTGCGCCACGCCCAGGCGGACCACGGCGCCCTGCGCGATGTCGACCGGGCCCTGAGCCTGGACGGCCGGACGCACGCGCGGATCGTCGGGCAGCAGCTGGCCGAGGCAGGTCTGCTGCCCGACCTGGTGCTGTGCTCGGCGGCGGTCCGCACCCGTCAGACCTGGCAGCTGGCCGAGTCCGGGATGGCCGAGCTCGGCGAGGGCGTGGAGGTGCGCTATCTGGACGAGCTCTACCAGGCCGACGTCGGTGACGTGCTCGAGGCCGTGCGCGCGGTCCCCGAGACCACCGGGACCGTCCTGGTGGTCGGGCACGAGCCGGTGACCTCCGCCGTCGCGCACCTGCTGGCCGGCCCCGGGTCTCAGGAGTCGGCCGTGCACCGGGTCCGTACCGGGGTCTCCACCTCGATGGCCGTGGTGCTCGACCACACCGCGCCCTGGGCGGCGCTGGAGCGCCGGGGTTGTGTCCTGACGTCGCTGATCAGCGGCCGCAGGGACGGCTAG
- the serB gene encoding phosphoserine phosphatase SerB — protein sequence MGEHSTPARRRLIVMDVDSTFITAEQIDLLAARAGTGQRVAEITEQAMAGELDFAGSLIERVSTLAGLPVSVLEEVRAEISLSPGAAELVESAQARGWPLVLVSGGFHEIVDPIAAGVGITRVRANRLGVSAGLLTGRVAGPIVDRAAKATWLRTFAAEDGIDLADTVAIGDGANDLDMLAAAGLGIAFHAKPIVAAQADRAITDGGLDQVLQWL from the coding sequence ATGGGAGAGCACAGCACGCCGGCGCGCCGTCGGCTGATCGTGATGGACGTGGACTCCACGTTCATCACCGCCGAGCAGATCGACCTCCTGGCCGCGCGGGCGGGGACAGGCCAGCGAGTGGCCGAGATCACCGAGCAGGCGATGGCCGGTGAGCTGGACTTCGCCGGGTCCCTGATCGAGCGGGTCTCCACCCTGGCCGGGCTGCCGGTGTCGGTGCTCGAGGAGGTACGCGCCGAGATCTCGTTGAGCCCGGGGGCGGCCGAACTGGTCGAGAGCGCCCAGGCGCGGGGCTGGCCGCTCGTCCTGGTCTCGGGCGGTTTCCACGAGATCGTCGACCCGATCGCGGCCGGGGTGGGCATCACGCGGGTGCGTGCCAACCGGCTCGGGGTGAGCGCAGGGCTCCTGACCGGTCGCGTGGCGGGACCGATCGTCGACCGTGCGGCGAAGGCGACGTGGCTGCGGACCTTCGCCGCCGAGGATGGCATCGACCTGGCCGATACCGTCGCGATCGGCGACGGCGCCAACGACCTCGACATGCTGGCCGCCGCAGGCCTCGGCATCGCCTTCCATGCCAAGCCGATCGTCGCCGCCCAGGCAGACCGGGCCATCACCGACGGCGGGTTGGACCAGGTCCTGCAGTGGCTGTAG
- the glgC gene encoding glucose-1-phosphate adenylyltransferase yields MAAPRVLAIVLAGGEGKRLMPLTQDRAKPAVPFGGIYRLIDFALSNVVNSGYLKIVVLTQYKSHSLDRHIATTWRMSALLGNYVAPVPAQQRVGKNWFLGSADAIYQSLNLIDDEKPDIVVVVGADHVYRMDFSQMVDSHIASGAEMTVAGIRQPKSLADQFGVIDADPDDPQKIAAFLEKPTDPPGLADSPGEVLASMGNYVMNADALVDAVTKDAARADSKHDMGGDIVPYFVSQGQCGLYDFIDNDVPGSKDRDRDYWRDVGTLDAYYDANRDLIAVEPVFNLYNSAWPLHTGYTGLPPAKFVHAVKDRVGHATDSIISPGVVVSGGEVSGSVLSPGVRVNSWSQVTDAVLMDGVSVNRHATVRRAILDKNVVVEAGASVGTDHEKDRARGFAVTDGGITVVPKNGRVTAD; encoded by the coding sequence ATGGCAGCACCACGAGTTCTCGCGATCGTTCTGGCCGGCGGCGAAGGGAAGCGGCTCATGCCGCTGACCCAGGACAGGGCCAAGCCCGCGGTCCCGTTCGGCGGCATCTACCGCCTCATCGACTTCGCGCTGTCGAACGTGGTGAATTCCGGCTATCTCAAGATCGTCGTCCTCACGCAGTACAAGTCGCACTCGCTGGACCGTCACATCGCCACCACGTGGCGGATGTCGGCGCTGCTCGGCAACTACGTGGCCCCCGTGCCGGCCCAGCAACGAGTGGGAAAGAACTGGTTCCTGGGCAGTGCTGACGCGATCTACCAGTCGCTCAACCTCATCGACGACGAGAAGCCGGACATCGTCGTGGTGGTCGGCGCCGACCACGTCTACCGCATGGACTTCTCCCAGATGGTCGACTCCCACATCGCCTCGGGGGCCGAGATGACCGTGGCGGGGATCAGGCAGCCGAAGTCCCTGGCCGACCAGTTCGGCGTGATCGACGCCGATCCCGACGACCCGCAGAAGATCGCGGCCTTCCTGGAGAAGCCGACCGATCCCCCCGGCCTGGCCGACTCCCCCGGCGAGGTGCTCGCCTCGATGGGCAACTACGTGATGAACGCCGACGCCCTGGTCGACGCCGTCACCAAGGACGCCGCACGCGCCGACTCCAAGCACGACATGGGCGGCGACATCGTGCCCTACTTCGTCTCCCAGGGGCAGTGCGGCCTGTACGACTTCATCGACAACGACGTCCCCGGGTCGAAGGACCGCGACCGTGACTACTGGCGGGACGTGGGCACCCTCGACGCCTACTACGACGCCAACCGCGACCTCATCGCGGTCGAGCCGGTCTTCAACCTCTACAACAGCGCATGGCCGCTGCACACCGGCTACACCGGGCTCCCGCCGGCCAAGTTCGTCCACGCCGTCAAGGACCGGGTCGGTCACGCGACGGACTCGATCATCTCCCCCGGTGTGGTCGTCTCCGGAGGCGAGGTCTCCGGCTCGGTGCTCTCCCCCGGCGTCCGGGTGAACTCGTGGTCCCAGGTCACCGACGCCGTCCTCATGGACGGGGTCAGCGTCAACCGGCATGCCACGGTGCGTCGCGCGATCCTCGACAAGAACGTCGTGGTCGAGGCGGGGGCGAGTGTGGGCACCGACCACGAGAAGGATCGCGCGCGCGGCTTCGCCGTGACCGACGGCGGAATCACCGTCGTCCCGAAGAACGGGCGCGTCACCGCTGACTGA
- the glgA gene encoding glycogen synthase, which translates to MRVDILSREYPPHVYGGAGVHVDELSRVLRRHVDVRVRCFDGPREAPGVTGYRVPTELEGANAALATLGVDLQMANDLAGADLVHSHTWYANMAGHLGGLLHGIPHVISAHSLEPLRPWKAEQLGGGYALSSWAERTAYEGADRVIAVSAGMRADILRSYPQLDPGKVVVVHNGIDLQAWQRPTADESARVARMHGLDPERPAVIFVGRITRQKGLPHLLDAVAQLPPEVQLVLCAGAPDTPELAEEVATAVAELQRTRTGVIWIDQMLPRAEIVGLLAASTVFVCPSVYEPLGIVNLEAMAVGVPVVGSATGGIPEVVADGETGLLVPLEQREDGTGTPLQPEQFAADLARALTDVTSDPGRARQMGRAGRRRAEELFSWDAIGERTLEVYREVLGG; encoded by the coding sequence TTGCGAGTCGACATCCTCAGTCGTGAATACCCACCTCACGTCTACGGCGGCGCCGGGGTTCACGTCGACGAGCTCTCCCGGGTGCTCCGCCGGCACGTGGACGTGCGCGTGCGGTGCTTCGACGGCCCGCGCGAGGCTCCCGGGGTCACCGGCTACCGGGTGCCGACGGAGCTCGAGGGTGCCAATGCCGCCCTTGCCACCCTCGGGGTGGACCTGCAGATGGCGAACGACCTCGCCGGAGCCGATCTGGTGCACTCCCACACCTGGTACGCCAACATGGCCGGCCACCTGGGCGGGCTGCTGCACGGGATCCCGCACGTGATCTCGGCCCACAGCCTCGAGCCGTTGCGCCCGTGGAAGGCCGAACAGCTCGGCGGCGGGTACGCCCTCTCCAGCTGGGCCGAGCGCACCGCCTACGAGGGTGCCGACCGGGTCATCGCCGTCAGCGCCGGCATGCGCGCCGACATCCTGCGCAGCTACCCCCAGCTCGACCCCGGCAAGGTCGTGGTCGTCCACAACGGCATCGACCTGCAGGCCTGGCAGCGCCCCACGGCCGACGAGAGCGCCCGGGTCGCCCGGATGCACGGGCTCGACCCCGAGCGCCCGGCCGTCATCTTCGTCGGGCGCATCACCCGCCAGAAGGGGCTGCCGCACCTGCTGGACGCGGTGGCGCAGCTGCCACCGGAGGTCCAGCTGGTGCTCTGTGCCGGCGCCCCGGACACCCCCGAGCTGGCCGAGGAGGTCGCGACCGCAGTGGCCGAGCTCCAGCGCACGCGGACCGGGGTCATCTGGATCGACCAGATGCTGCCCCGCGCCGAGATCGTGGGCCTGCTGGCGGCCTCGACGGTGTTCGTGTGCCCCTCGGTCTACGAGCCGCTCGGGATCGTCAACCTCGAGGCGATGGCAGTCGGAGTCCCGGTGGTCGGCTCGGCCACCGGAGGGATCCCCGAGGTGGTCGCCGACGGCGAGACGGGCCTCCTGGTCCCGCTGGAGCAGCGCGAGGACGGGACCGGCACCCCGCTGCAGCCGGAGCAGTTCGCCGCCGACCTGGCTCGTGCGCTGACGGACGTCACCAGCGACCCGGGCCGTGCTCGCCAGATGGGACGGGCGGGCAGGCGCCGGGCGGAGGAGCTGTTCTCCTGGGACGCCATCGGCGAGCGCACGCTGGAGGTCTATCGCGAGGTGCTCGGCGGCTGA
- a CDS encoding ABC transporter ATP-binding protein — translation MGDVLQLDDVTVRRGDKAILDSVTWSVEEGERWVVLGPNGAGKTTIVQLAAARMHPTGGRVLVLGEELGRVDVFELRPRIGLASASLADRIPGSEVVLDVVLTASYGMTGRWRETYEQLDVGRARDLLAAFGMAGFESRRFGTLSEGERKRVQIARALMTDPELLILDEPGAGLDLGGREELVAALGELAADVTSPVLVLVTHHVEEIPPGFTDGLLLREGAVVAAGELETVMTPQHLSQAFGLDLVVERHGSRYAARALAGEPGVHGARAAQ, via the coding sequence ATGGGTGATGTGCTCCAGCTCGACGATGTGACGGTCCGACGAGGAGACAAGGCGATCCTCGACTCGGTGACATGGTCGGTCGAGGAGGGCGAACGCTGGGTGGTGCTCGGGCCTAACGGGGCCGGCAAGACCACCATCGTCCAGCTCGCCGCCGCGCGGATGCACCCGACCGGCGGTCGGGTCCTCGTCCTGGGTGAGGAACTCGGCCGGGTCGACGTCTTCGAGCTGCGGCCGCGGATCGGGCTCGCGAGTGCCTCGCTCGCCGACCGGATCCCCGGGTCCGAGGTCGTCCTGGACGTGGTGCTGACCGCCTCCTACGGCATGACCGGGCGCTGGCGCGAGACCTACGAACAGCTCGACGTGGGCCGTGCACGCGACCTGCTCGCCGCCTTCGGCATGGCGGGTTTCGAGTCCAGGCGCTTCGGGACGCTCTCGGAGGGGGAGCGCAAGCGGGTGCAGATCGCCCGCGCCCTGATGACCGACCCCGAACTGCTCATCCTGGACGAGCCCGGCGCCGGCCTCGATCTCGGTGGCCGCGAGGAGCTGGTGGCCGCCCTCGGTGAGCTGGCCGCCGACGTCACCTCACCGGTGCTGGTGCTGGTGACCCATCACGTCGAGGAGATCCCGCCCGGCTTCACCGACGGACTGCTGCTGCGCGAGGGCGCCGTGGTGGCGGCCGGGGAGCTGGAGACGGTGATGACGCCCCAGCACCTGTCCCAGGCCTTCGGGCTCGACCTCGTGGTTGAACGCCACGGTTCGCGCTATGCGGCCCGCGCCCTGGCCGGGGAGCCGGGCGTCCACGGCGCGAGGGCCGCGCAGTAG
- a CDS encoding NfeD family protein, which produces MDLGWLWWLGAALVLGVVEMLTVDLLFLMLAGGAVAAAVAGLLGAPFLVQLLVAAVVAVLLLFGVRPWALARLKATTPEAKTGIDAQIGRLATVVADVTDRAGRVKLSGEVWTARNEQRGTVLPAGTDVVVVRIEGATAYVSAPEVPTDPSQPYGPPAPGY; this is translated from the coding sequence ATGGACCTGGGCTGGCTGTGGTGGCTCGGAGCAGCGCTGGTGCTCGGCGTGGTCGAGATGCTCACCGTCGATCTGCTCTTCCTGATGCTCGCCGGGGGCGCCGTCGCTGCGGCCGTCGCCGGCCTGCTCGGTGCGCCGTTCCTGGTGCAGCTGCTGGTGGCGGCCGTGGTCGCCGTCCTGCTGCTGTTCGGGGTACGCCCGTGGGCGCTCGCCCGGCTCAAGGCGACCACACCCGAGGCCAAGACGGGCATCGATGCCCAGATCGGCCGGCTGGCGACCGTGGTGGCCGACGTGACCGACCGGGCCGGCCGGGTCAAGCTCTCCGGTGAGGTGTGGACGGCCCGCAACGAGCAACGGGGCACGGTCCTGCCCGCCGGCACCGACGTCGTCGTGGTCCGCATCGAGGGCGCCACGGCCTACGTGAGCGCACCGGAGGTGCCCACGGATCCGAGCCAGCCCTACGGGCCGCCGGCTCCGGGCTACTGA
- a CDS encoding SPFH domain-containing protein: protein MGDAGAVVGFIIIILVALFVIVAIARAIRIVPQAGALIIERLGRYQSTMYAGLHFLIPFVDRIRAGVDLRERVVPFRPQPVITSDNLVVSIDTVVYYQVTDPKAATYEIADYIMAIEQLTVTTLRNIIGSMDLEQTLTSRDQINGQLRGVLDEATGRWGIRVNRVELKAIDPPPSVQGAMEQQMRAERDRRAAILTAEGVKQSAILTAEGEKQSAILKAEGQAQAAILKAQGESRAILQVFDAIHRGDADPKLLAYQYLQMLPEIANGSSSKLWVVPAEFTAALGSITSAFGGGSGSGGSHPSGGGDDGPGGGGPSRRERREEDFDHIEGLDVELPETSLQDPAEALREARGQADEATAEASQAGESSGRPFDPTSAAGQKPPADGDVQPPEDPQPWHQRPQQ, encoded by the coding sequence GTGGGAGACGCAGGAGCCGTCGTCGGCTTCATCATCATCATCCTCGTGGCGCTGTTCGTGATCGTCGCCATCGCGCGGGCGATCCGGATCGTGCCCCAGGCCGGAGCACTGATCATCGAGCGACTGGGGCGCTACCAGTCCACGATGTACGCCGGCCTGCACTTCCTCATCCCGTTCGTGGACCGGATCCGGGCCGGTGTCGACCTGCGTGAGCGGGTGGTGCCGTTCCGGCCGCAGCCGGTGATCACCTCCGACAACCTCGTGGTGAGTATCGACACGGTCGTCTACTACCAGGTGACCGACCCGAAGGCCGCCACCTACGAGATCGCCGACTACATCATGGCGATCGAGCAGCTGACCGTGACCACGTTGCGCAACATCATCGGTTCGATGGACCTGGAGCAGACCCTGACCAGCCGTGACCAGATCAACGGTCAGCTGCGCGGGGTGCTCGACGAGGCCACCGGCCGATGGGGGATCCGCGTCAACCGGGTCGAGCTCAAGGCGATCGACCCGCCGCCCAGCGTGCAGGGTGCGATGGAGCAGCAGATGCGCGCCGAGCGCGACCGCCGCGCCGCGATCCTGACGGCCGAGGGTGTCAAGCAGTCGGCGATCCTCACCGCTGAGGGTGAGAAGCAGTCGGCGATCCTCAAGGCCGAGGGTCAGGCGCAGGCGGCGATCCTCAAGGCCCAGGGTGAGTCGCGCGCGATCCTCCAGGTCTTCGACGCCATCCACCGCGGCGACGCCGACCCCAAGCTGCTGGCCTACCAGTACCTGCAGATGCTGCCCGAGATCGCCAACGGCTCCTCGTCCAAGCTGTGGGTCGTGCCGGCCGAGTTCACCGCGGCGCTCGGCTCCATCACCTCGGCCTTCGGGGGTGGCTCCGGTTCCGGTGGCTCCCACCCGAGCGGTGGGGGAGACGACGGTCCCGGCGGTGGTGGCCCCTCCCGGCGTGAGCGCCGCGAGGAGGACTTCGATCACATCGAGGGCCTGGACGTGGAGCTGCCGGAGACCTCCCTGCAGGACCCGGCCGAGGCGCTGCGCGAGGCGCGCGGGCAGGCCGACGAGGCCACGGCCGAGGCCTCGCAGGCGGGCGAGTCCAGCGGGCGCCCGTTCGACCCGACCAGCGCGGCCGGTCAGAAGCCCCCGGCCGACGGCGATGTGCAGCCGCCCGAGGATCCCCAGCCCTGGCACCAGCGCCCCCAGCAGTAG
- a CDS encoding ABC transporter ATP-binding protein produces MLGLLRASLTPYRWSLLIVCVLQLVQTLAALYLPSLNARIIDEGVVAGNTDLIWRTGAVMLAVSAVQVLTSVVAVYVGARTAMSLGRDLREDLFTRVMRFSAQEMSTLGTPSLITRSTNDVQQVQMFVFMALTAIIMAPIMLVGGVAMAVREDAGLSLLLVAVVPALGGTMGIVATRMVPYFRTMQKRIDTVNGILREQITGMRVVRAFVKEAEEATRFGVANADLREVAVRVGRLMAFALPMVMLIVNLASVAVIWFGGRRVDAGVTEIGSLVAFLSYLMFVLFAVMMATMMFMFAPRAAVSSERILEVLDSEPTVHPPADPQRPEVVSGMVEMTGVTFRYPGAEKDVLHQIDLQAQPGTTTAIIGSTGAGKTTVLALVPRLFDATSGSVRIDGVDVRDLDPALLSQIIGLVPQRPYLFSGTVASNLRYGRADATEEELWEALRVAQAENFVRSMDGGLEARIAQGGTNVSGGQRQRLAIARALIRRPAIYLFDDSFSALDYATDAALRAALRPRTRRSSVIVVAQRVATIRDADQILVLEHGRLVGRGTHAELLATNETYQEIVSSQLSAEEAA; encoded by the coding sequence GTGCTCGGCCTTCTGCGTGCGTCGCTGACCCCCTACCGCTGGTCGCTGCTGATCGTCTGCGTGCTGCAGCTGGTACAGACGCTGGCCGCGCTGTACCTGCCCAGTCTGAACGCCCGGATCATCGACGAGGGCGTCGTGGCGGGCAACACCGACCTGATCTGGCGGACCGGCGCCGTCATGCTCGCGGTCAGCGCCGTGCAGGTGCTCACCAGTGTGGTGGCGGTCTATGTCGGTGCCCGGACGGCGATGTCCCTGGGCCGGGATCTGCGCGAGGACCTGTTCACGCGGGTGATGCGCTTCTCCGCCCAGGAGATGTCGACCCTGGGCACCCCCTCGCTGATCACCCGGTCGACGAACGATGTGCAGCAGGTGCAGATGTTCGTCTTCATGGCGCTGACGGCGATCATCATGGCCCCGATCATGCTGGTCGGTGGCGTCGCGATGGCGGTGCGTGAGGATGCCGGGCTCTCGTTGCTGCTGGTGGCGGTGGTCCCGGCCCTCGGCGGGACGATGGGAATCGTGGCCACGCGGATGGTGCCGTACTTCCGCACCATGCAGAAGCGCATCGACACCGTCAACGGGATCCTGCGTGAGCAGATCACCGGCATGCGGGTGGTGCGGGCCTTCGTCAAGGAGGCCGAGGAGGCCACCCGGTTCGGGGTGGCCAACGCCGACCTGCGCGAGGTGGCGGTGCGCGTGGGCCGACTGATGGCGTTCGCGCTGCCGATGGTGATGCTCATCGTCAACCTCGCCTCCGTGGCGGTGATCTGGTTCGGAGGACGGCGTGTCGATGCCGGGGTGACCGAGATCGGGTCGCTGGTGGCGTTCCTGTCCTACCTGATGTTCGTCCTGTTCGCGGTGATGATGGCGACGATGATGTTCATGTTCGCCCCCCGCGCGGCGGTCTCCTCCGAGCGGATCCTGGAGGTGCTGGACTCCGAGCCGACCGTGCACCCGCCGGCGGATCCGCAGCGGCCGGAGGTGGTCAGCGGGATGGTGGAGATGACCGGGGTGACCTTCCGCTACCCCGGGGCGGAGAAGGACGTACTCCACCAGATCGACCTGCAGGCGCAGCCGGGCACGACGACCGCGATCATCGGATCCACCGGTGCCGGCAAGACCACGGTGCTGGCCCTCGTGCCCCGGCTCTTCGACGCCACCTCCGGATCGGTGCGCATCGACGGGGTGGACGTGCGCGATCTCGATCCCGCGCTCCTCTCCCAGATCATCGGGCTGGTGCCCCAGCGGCCCTACCTGTTCAGCGGCACCGTCGCCTCGAACCTGCGCTACGGCCGCGCCGACGCCACCGAGGAGGAGCTCTGGGAGGCCCTGCGGGTGGCGCAGGCCGAGAACTTCGTGCGGTCGATGGACGGCGGACTGGAGGCGAGGATCGCCCAGGGCGGCACCAATGTCTCCGGTGGCCAGCGCCAGCGGCTCGCGATCGCCCGGGCACTGATACGCCGGCCCGCCATCTACCTGTTCGACGACTCCTTCTCCGCCCTGGACTACGCCACCGATGCCGCCCTGCGGGCCGCCCTGCGGCCGAGGACGCGACGCTCGAGCGTGATCGTGGTGGCGCAGCGGGTGGCGACGATCCGTGACGCCGACCAGATCCTGGTGCTCGAGCACGGACGGCTGGTGGGCCGGGGCACCCACGCCGAGCTGCTGGCCACCAACGAGACCTACCAGGAGATCGTCTCCTCGCAGCTGAGCGCCGAGGAGGCGGCATGA